In one window of Frigoriglobus tundricola DNA:
- the tnpC gene encoding IS66 family transposase: protein MTPVPQPPELPSDLPPQVVAYIRILEATIAELTAQVTGLTTRVAELEARLNQNSTNSSKPPSSDAPHVKPAPPKPPSGKRRGGQPGHPKAERTLLPPDEIRALKPSTCRDCAHPLTGDDPQPAVHQVHEIPVITPHVTEYRCHRLRCPHCGTTTAATVPAEAATGYGPRAQAVAAVLTGSCRLGKRGTSQLFADLFGLPLSPAMVCKLQHRTAEALKPVAEDALIYTRGQPANVDETGWTQGRKRAWLWVAVTTFVVAFLIRKTRGRSAFDDLRAGSTAVHTTDRYPVYTHLSKHTRQLCWAHLRRDFQAMIDRGGSGTAIGAALLASSDALFEHWYRVRDGTLARSTFRSNYVPELRHQIGEHLRTGAACGCAKTAATCGDLLAVEASLWTFARVVGVEPTNNAAEREVRHAVCWRKTSFGTDSERGSRFVERILTILASCRRQNRNVLAFLTDAIRAHRNGEPAPTLLPA, encoded by the coding sequence ATGACGCCTGTCCCTCAACCGCCGGAACTCCCGAGCGACCTGCCCCCACAGGTCGTGGCGTATATCCGCATTCTTGAGGCCACGATTGCCGAACTCACCGCCCAGGTCACCGGGCTCACCACCCGCGTCGCGGAACTCGAGGCCCGTCTCAACCAGAACTCCACCAACTCGTCCAAGCCCCCTTCGTCCGACGCCCCGCACGTGAAACCGGCCCCGCCCAAGCCGCCCTCGGGCAAGAGACGAGGCGGGCAACCGGGGCACCCCAAAGCCGAACGCACCCTGCTGCCGCCCGATGAGATCCGGGCACTTAAGCCGTCCACGTGCCGGGACTGTGCGCACCCGTTGACCGGGGACGACCCACAACCGGCCGTTCATCAGGTCCACGAGATCCCCGTCATCACGCCTCACGTCACCGAGTATCGGTGCCACCGGCTCCGGTGCCCGCACTGCGGCACGACGACCGCGGCGACGGTGCCGGCCGAGGCGGCGACCGGATACGGACCCCGGGCTCAGGCGGTGGCCGCGGTGCTCACCGGCTCGTGCCGCCTGGGCAAGCGCGGCACGAGCCAATTGTTCGCCGACCTGTTCGGCCTGCCCCTGAGCCCGGCGATGGTGTGCAAGCTCCAGCACCGAACCGCGGAGGCGTTGAAGCCGGTGGCCGAGGACGCCCTGATCTACACCCGCGGACAACCGGCCAACGTGGACGAGACCGGCTGGACCCAAGGCCGCAAGCGGGCCTGGTTGTGGGTGGCCGTGACCACGTTCGTGGTGGCCTTCCTGATCCGAAAGACCCGGGGCCGAAGCGCCTTCGATGATCTGCGAGCGGGCTCGACGGCCGTCCACACGACCGACCGGTATCCGGTGTACACGCACCTTTCCAAGCACACGCGCCAGCTGTGCTGGGCGCACCTGCGTCGCGATTTCCAGGCGATGATCGACCGCGGCGGTTCCGGGACGGCGATCGGTGCGGCTCTGTTGGCGAGTTCGGACGCCTTGTTCGAGCATTGGTATCGGGTCCGGGACGGAACCCTCGCGCGGTCCACATTCCGATCGAACTACGTCCCCGAATTGCGTCACCAGATCGGCGAGCACCTGCGGACCGGGGCTGCGTGCGGCTGCGCCAAGACCGCCGCCACCTGCGGCGACCTGTTGGCCGTCGAGGCGTCGTTGTGGACGTTCGCGCGGGTCGTCGGTGTGGAACCGACCAACAACGCGGCCGAGCGCGAGGTGCGCCACGCGGTGTGCTGGCGCAAAACCAGCTTCGGGACCGACAGCGAACGCGGGAGCCGATTCGTGGAACGCATCTTGACGATCCTCGCCTCGTGCCGCCGGCAGAACCGCAACGTATTGGCATTCCTCACCGACGCCATCCGCGCACACCGCAATGGCGAGCCGGCACCGACACTGCTCCCGGCCTAA
- a CDS encoding homoserine dehydrogenase, with protein sequence MSDTLGIALIGCGTVGGGVAHVLIAHADRIAQRAGRALALRRVVVRDPHKPRDPLIPLDIISTDIQAAIHDPNVHVVVELIGGTSTAKQVVLDALAAGKHVVTANKALLADAGAEVFEAARRAERSVCFEAAVAGGVPVIRALGESLAANQVTAIQAILNGTSNFILTAMAERGLSYAAALAEAQKLGYAEADPTLDVDGSDAAHKLAILAQISFGVAAKPHEIARQGIDTIDALDIRFANELGYTIKLLAEAWTGGHSHSGTGAKLSRGGASPAAQLTGTPTVALHVAPVLLRHTDLLAQVRGAYNAVLVYGDVVGETLYQGPGAGQMPTASSVVADLIDLGVGRAQRTFAAARLWSREGRGFTVEPPERVRSRFYLRLQVTDRPGVLADITRILADEEISISSLVQHEAQEDGGGPVPLVIVTHYASTGRFRRALVRINALSTTAAPAVFFSMGD encoded by the coding sequence ATGAGCGACACGCTGGGCATCGCGCTGATCGGCTGCGGCACCGTCGGCGGCGGGGTGGCGCACGTGCTGATCGCCCACGCGGACCGCATTGCGCAACGGGCGGGCCGGGCGCTCGCGCTGCGCCGCGTGGTCGTCCGCGACCCGCACAAACCGCGCGACCCGCTCATCCCGCTCGACATTATCTCGACCGACATTCAGGCCGCGATCCACGACCCGAACGTTCACGTCGTCGTCGAACTGATCGGCGGCACGAGCACCGCGAAGCAGGTGGTACTCGACGCACTCGCGGCCGGCAAGCACGTGGTGACCGCGAACAAGGCGCTCCTGGCGGACGCCGGGGCCGAGGTGTTCGAGGCGGCCCGCCGGGCCGAGCGGAGCGTGTGCTTTGAGGCGGCGGTGGCGGGCGGCGTGCCGGTGATCCGCGCACTCGGCGAGAGCCTCGCGGCGAACCAGGTGACGGCCATTCAGGCGATCCTGAACGGCACCTCGAACTTCATCCTGACGGCGATGGCCGAGCGGGGGCTGAGCTACGCGGCGGCGCTGGCCGAGGCGCAGAAGCTCGGCTACGCCGAGGCCGACCCGACGCTCGACGTGGACGGCAGTGACGCGGCGCACAAGCTCGCGATCCTGGCGCAAATTTCGTTCGGGGTGGCGGCGAAGCCGCACGAGATCGCCCGCCAGGGCATCGACACCATCGACGCGCTGGACATCCGGTTCGCGAACGAACTCGGGTACACGATCAAGCTCCTGGCCGAAGCCTGGACGGGCGGGCACAGCCACAGCGGCACCGGCGCGAAGCTGAGCCGCGGCGGCGCGAGCCCCGCGGCCCAACTGACCGGCACGCCGACGGTGGCGCTGCACGTCGCGCCGGTGCTCCTGCGCCACACGGACCTGCTGGCGCAGGTGCGGGGCGCGTACAACGCGGTGCTGGTGTACGGCGACGTGGTGGGCGAAACGCTGTACCAGGGGCCGGGCGCCGGTCAGATGCCGACGGCGAGTTCGGTGGTAGCGGACCTGATCGACCTGGGCGTGGGCCGCGCGCAGCGGACGTTCGCGGCGGCGCGGCTCTGGAGCCGTGAGGGGCGCGGGTTCACGGTGGAACCGCCGGAGCGGGTCCGCAGCCGCTTCTACCTGCGGCTCCAGGTGACGGACCGGCCCGGCGTGCTGGCCGACATCACCCGCATCCTGGCGGACGAGGAGATCAGCATTTCGAGCCTGGTGCAGCACGAAGCGCAGGAGGACGGCGGCGGCCCGGTGCCGCTGGTGATCGTGACGCACTACGCCTCAACGGGCCGGTTCCGCCGGGCGCTCGTGCGCATCAACGCGCTCAGCACGACCGCCGCGCCCGCCGTGTTCTTCAGCATGGGGGATTGA
- a CDS encoding AAA family ATPase, with product MPIHIPEFALVLLIGPSGCGKSTFARKHFKPTEILSSDFFRGMLSDDEMNQTVSGDAFELLHLVCAKRLAAGRLTVIDATNVRAESRKPFLEMARQYHAQPVAVAFDFGAAFCHARNQNRAAERPFGAHVTKRHADDLKRSLGRLEDEGFRRVYVLKTEDEVNAVTFERYPLPVNKRAERGPFDIVGDVHGCLSELLALLVKLGYRMKRVAEEGREFWRVSHPENRRLVFVGDLCDRGPDTPGVYRLVMDAVQRGVAFSVLGNHDDKLLRWFRTPDKVKLTHGLAQSAEQFEKEPPPVRDRVAGFVAKLPSHLVLDGGRLVVAHAGLTADMHGRVSGKVRAFALYGDTTGESDEFGLPVRLNWAAHYRARASVVYGHTPTLTPEWVNRCICVDTGCVFGGALTALRWPEQELVSVPADKQHAEPKRPLGAQPTPPAPLPEGRGEEKPTPSPSLKGGEQDLRTRKAFGGSEESSRAVTPSLQGGGGGWGVGASSPSDLDLADVIGRRTIDTHFAGRVTVREENAAAALEVMSRFAADPRWLIYLPPTMSPCEASPLPDFLEHPAEAFGYFKQEGVAHVVCEQKHMGSRAVVMVCKDETAASRRFHTSRRGEPAGGGSQRDDESGIVYTRTGRRFFDAPEVEAAFLALVRDALTAADWWTKFNTDWVALDGELMPWSAKAQELLRRQYAATGSAARAALAEVNAALADLARAGGDRTGVAELRARFAAKADAADRFVTAYRQYCWPVNSVADLKFAPFFVLATEGKHYFDRTHEWHMRTVAELAAAPPLLATPFRVVDLADAAQVAAATDWWLDLTRAGGEGMVVKPLDVLTRGRRFYAQPALKVRGREYLRIIYGPDYLSPEHLVRLKHRAVGAKRGLAAREFGLGLEGLDRFARGAPLREVHECVFAVLALESEPIDPRL from the coding sequence ATGCCCATTCACATTCCCGAGTTCGCGCTCGTGCTCCTGATCGGCCCGTCCGGCTGCGGCAAGTCCACGTTCGCGCGCAAGCACTTCAAGCCGACCGAAATCCTGTCGTCGGACTTCTTCCGCGGGATGCTCAGCGACGACGAGATGAACCAGACCGTGTCCGGGGACGCGTTCGAGCTGCTGCACCTCGTCTGCGCGAAGCGCCTGGCGGCCGGGCGCCTCACGGTCATCGACGCCACCAACGTGCGCGCCGAGAGCCGCAAGCCGTTCCTGGAGATGGCCCGCCAGTACCACGCGCAGCCGGTCGCCGTGGCGTTCGACTTCGGCGCGGCGTTCTGCCACGCGCGGAACCAGAACCGCGCCGCCGAGCGGCCGTTCGGCGCGCACGTCACGAAGCGGCACGCGGACGACCTGAAGCGGTCGCTCGGGCGGCTCGAGGACGAGGGCTTCCGCCGCGTGTACGTGCTGAAGACCGAGGACGAGGTGAACGCGGTCACCTTCGAGCGGTACCCGCTGCCCGTGAACAAGCGCGCCGAGCGCGGCCCGTTCGACATCGTGGGCGACGTCCACGGGTGCCTGAGCGAACTGCTCGCGCTCCTGGTGAAGCTCGGCTACCGGATGAAACGGGTGGCCGAGGAGGGGCGCGAGTTCTGGCGCGTGTCGCACCCGGAGAACCGGCGGCTGGTGTTCGTGGGCGACCTGTGCGACCGCGGCCCCGATACGCCCGGCGTGTACCGGCTCGTGATGGACGCGGTGCAGCGCGGCGTCGCGTTCAGCGTGCTCGGGAACCACGACGACAAGCTGTTGCGCTGGTTCCGGACGCCGGACAAGGTGAAGCTGACGCACGGCCTCGCGCAGTCGGCGGAGCAGTTCGAGAAGGAACCGCCGCCGGTCCGCGACCGCGTGGCCGGGTTCGTCGCGAAGCTGCCGAGCCACCTCGTCCTCGACGGCGGGCGGCTGGTGGTCGCGCACGCCGGGCTCACCGCCGACATGCACGGCCGCGTGTCGGGGAAGGTGCGGGCGTTCGCGCTCTACGGCGACACGACCGGCGAGAGCGACGAGTTCGGCCTGCCGGTGCGACTGAACTGGGCGGCGCACTACCGCGCACGGGCGAGCGTGGTGTACGGCCACACGCCCACGCTCACCCCCGAGTGGGTGAACCGGTGCATCTGCGTCGATACGGGGTGCGTGTTCGGCGGCGCGCTGACCGCGCTCCGCTGGCCGGAGCAGGAACTGGTGAGCGTGCCCGCCGACAAGCAGCACGCGGAGCCGAAGCGGCCGCTGGGCGCTCAACCCACCCCCCCGGCCCCCCTCCCTGAAGGGAGGGGGGAGGAAAAACCCACCCCCAGCCCCTCCCTGAAGGGAGGGGAGCAAGACCTGCGGACGCGCAAAGCATTCGGAGGGTCGGAGGAGTCCTCGCGCGCGGTCACTCCCTCCCTTCAGGGAGGGGGCGGGGGGTGGGGGGTGGGGGCTTCCTCTCCCTCCGACCTCGACCTCGCGGACGTGATCGGCCGGCGCACCATCGACACGCACTTCGCCGGGCGCGTGACCGTGCGCGAGGAGAACGCCGCCGCGGCGCTGGAGGTGATGTCCCGGTTCGCGGCCGATCCGCGGTGGCTCATCTACCTGCCGCCGACGATGTCGCCGTGCGAGGCGTCGCCGCTGCCGGACTTTCTGGAACACCCCGCGGAAGCGTTCGGCTACTTCAAGCAGGAGGGCGTCGCACACGTGGTGTGTGAACAGAAGCACATGGGCTCGCGCGCGGTCGTCATGGTCTGCAAGGACGAAACCGCCGCGTCGCGGCGGTTTCACACGAGCAGGAGGGGGGAGCCCGCGGGGGGGGGCTCCCAACGAGATGACGAGAGCGGCATCGTCTACACGCGCACCGGCCGGCGGTTCTTCGACGCGCCCGAGGTCGAAGCCGCGTTCCTCGCGCTCGTGCGGGACGCGCTCACCGCGGCCGACTGGTGGACGAAGTTCAACACCGACTGGGTGGCCCTCGACGGCGAACTGATGCCGTGGTCCGCGAAGGCGCAAGAACTGTTGCGCCGGCAGTACGCGGCCACCGGCAGCGCCGCCCGCGCGGCGCTCGCGGAGGTGAACGCGGCGTTGGCAGATCTCGCCCGCGCGGGCGGCGACCGGACGGGCGTTGCGGAACTCCGAGCCCGCTTCGCCGCGAAGGCCGATGCGGCGGACCGTTTCGTCACCGCGTACCGCCAATACTGCTGGCCGGTGAACTCGGTCGCGGACCTGAAGTTCGCCCCGTTCTTCGTGCTGGCGACCGAGGGCAAGCACTATTTCGATCGCACGCACGAATGGCACATGCGGACGGTGGCGGAACTCGCCGCCGCGCCGCCGCTGCTCGCCACGCCGTTCCGCGTGGTCGATCTCGCGGACGCGGCGCAAGTGGCCGCCGCGACCGACTGGTGGCTCGACCTCACGCGCGCCGGCGGCGAGGGCATGGTCGTGAAGCCGCTGGACGTGCTGACGCGCGGCCGGCGGTTCTACGCGCAGCCGGCGCTGAAGGTGCGCGGGCGGGAGTACCTCCGCATCATCTACGGCCCCGATTACCTCAGCCCGGAACACCTCGTGCGGCTGAAGCACCGTGCCGTCGGGGCGAAGCGCGGGCTCGCCGCCCGCGAGTTCGGGCTCGGGCTCGAAGGGCTCGACCGGTTCGCCCGCGGCGCGCCGCTCCGCGAAGTTCACGAGTGCGTGTTCGCGGTACTGGCGCTCGAAAGCGAACCGATCGACCCGCGGTTGTGA
- a CDS encoding class I SAM-dependent methyltransferase has translation MNRVLAIGVVVALGGAVGSADEPPKAREKPKYEYREDHDPDGIGKFYMGREIAQVMGYGGIGWLERKERIKEEDPEKLMKALEVKAGAVVADVGAGSGYHTFMLAPLVGEKGKVIASDIQQEMLDAVTKKAKQLKVPNVETVKGTTTDPKLPAGGVDLILLVDVYHEFEFPFEMTEKMVAALKPGGRLVFVEFRSEDDKVLIKPVHKMTERQVLKEMAAFPELGHTKTVGTLPWQHVVIFSKKEAKK, from the coding sequence ATGAATCGTGTACTGGCTATCGGTGTGGTCGTGGCGCTCGGGGGCGCGGTCGGCTCCGCGGACGAGCCGCCGAAGGCGCGGGAGAAGCCGAAGTACGAGTACCGCGAGGACCACGACCCGGACGGCATCGGCAAGTTCTACATGGGCCGCGAGATCGCACAGGTCATGGGCTACGGCGGCATCGGCTGGCTGGAGCGCAAAGAGCGCATCAAGGAGGAAGACCCTGAGAAGCTCATGAAGGCGCTGGAGGTGAAGGCGGGCGCGGTGGTCGCGGACGTGGGCGCCGGCAGCGGCTACCACACGTTCATGCTGGCTCCGCTCGTCGGCGAGAAGGGGAAGGTGATCGCGTCGGACATTCAGCAGGAGATGCTCGACGCGGTCACGAAGAAGGCGAAGCAGTTGAAGGTGCCGAACGTCGAGACCGTGAAGGGCACGACCACCGACCCGAAGCTCCCGGCGGGCGGGGTCGATCTCATCCTGCTGGTGGACGTGTACCACGAGTTCGAGTTCCCGTTCGAGATGACGGAGAAAATGGTGGCCGCGCTGAAGCCCGGCGGCCGGCTGGTGTTCGTCGAGTTCCGGTCGGAGGACGACAAGGTGCTGATCAAGCCCGTTCACAAGATGACCGAGCGCCAGGTGCTGAAGGAGATGGCCGCGTTCCCGGAACTGGGGCACACGAAGACGGTCGGCACGCTGCCGTGGCAGCACGTCGTCATCTTCTCGAAGAAGGAAGCCAAGAAGTGA
- the mutY gene encoding A/G-specific adenine glycosylase translates to MSFSLPPSWSGRTLTGLRTKLLNWFDKHQRDLPWRRAADGTAGGPRDPYRVWVSEVMLQQTTVTAVVPYFERFVAALPDVRALAAADEQRVLKLWEGLGYYRRARHLHAAAKALAEAHVDQLPDDPAVWDALPGVGRYILGAVLSQAFDRKLPIVEANSLRVLARLFGHRGDPRVGAGKAWVWTAAETVLPNARCGDFNQALMELGALVCTPTAPDCGACPLQGHCEAKRLGLQEQIPPKKKPPAITEVSEVGVVIRSGDTLLLCQRPADAGRWQNMWEVPHAPRAGDEDVSDAAVRVAKELTGLDVEPGVEVMTVKHGVTRYAITLVCVEAALVGGGAFAPGSYADAKWVTPADLAAYPVSSPQRKLMTALADPNRQPRLF, encoded by the coding sequence TTGAGTTTCTCCCTTCCCCCCAGTTGGTCCGGCCGCACGCTGACCGGACTCCGTACCAAGCTCCTCAACTGGTTCGACAAACACCAACGCGATTTGCCCTGGCGCCGCGCCGCGGACGGCACCGCCGGCGGCCCGCGCGACCCGTACCGCGTCTGGGTCAGCGAGGTGATGCTCCAGCAGACCACGGTGACCGCGGTCGTACCGTATTTCGAGCGGTTCGTGGCGGCGCTACCCGATGTTCGGGCGCTGGCCGCCGCCGACGAACAGCGGGTGCTGAAGTTGTGGGAGGGGCTCGGCTACTACCGCCGCGCCCGGCACCTCCACGCGGCGGCGAAGGCGCTCGCGGAAGCACACGTTGACCAACTGCCCGACGACCCCGCGGTGTGGGACGCGCTGCCCGGCGTCGGCCGGTACATCCTGGGCGCGGTACTGTCGCAGGCGTTCGACCGCAAGCTGCCGATCGTTGAGGCGAACAGCCTGCGCGTCCTCGCCCGGCTCTTCGGCCACCGCGGCGATCCGCGGGTCGGCGCGGGGAAAGCCTGGGTGTGGACCGCGGCCGAAACCGTCCTCCCGAACGCGCGGTGCGGCGACTTCAACCAGGCGCTGATGGAACTCGGCGCGCTGGTGTGTACCCCGACGGCGCCCGACTGCGGTGCGTGTCCGCTCCAGGGCCATTGCGAAGCGAAGAGGCTGGGCCTTCAGGAGCAGATCCCGCCGAAGAAGAAGCCGCCCGCGATCACGGAGGTGAGCGAAGTGGGCGTTGTCATTCGCTCCGGCGACACGCTGCTCCTGTGCCAGCGCCCGGCGGACGCGGGGCGCTGGCAGAATATGTGGGAAGTGCCCCACGCGCCGCGGGCCGGTGACGAGGACGTGTCGGACGCCGCCGTGCGTGTGGCGAAGGAGCTGACCGGCCTTGATGTGGAACCCGGCGTGGAGGTGATGACCGTCAAACACGGCGTGACCAGATACGCGATCACGCTCGTGTGCGTCGAGGCCGCCCTCGTGGGCGGCGGCGCGTTCGCGCCCGGCTCCTATGCCGACGCGAAGTGGGTGACGCCCGCGGACCTCGCCGCGTACCCCGTCAGCTCGCCCCAGCGGAAGCTGATGACCGCGCTGGCCGATCCGAACCGCCAGCCGCGGCTGTTCTGA
- a CDS encoding extracellular solute-binding protein, with product MTLSCPDAAFADALGPMVKAWAKRSGAEVVVRREPMTPEDESDIGLIPAGQLGRWGEPGLLVPVPPKLRANDNPFQWFGLLSAYGERLVEWGGQTLAVPLTGDGSVIVYRADRLTDTAVAAEYHKLSPNATAPATWEEFAALAAAFAAVDKKPSLPPLPTDPERMFDLFGRVAASIDREKLDDVQLASRTDRDAIAFYFSVTTGKPRLTSDGFLEAAKWFAGLQKSKALPADGPDDPVAALADGRAMLAVLSLDQLVRLPRESGAVPARFGLVGVPGARTFRHADDGKIRQDVNRNFVPYYAGGRLGVVRTRCQNAEAAFDLLADLGGPARSAEFVGTPGLGAGPTRVAHLDRERLTLWLGYGFDEERSKALQDAMRHYVEQTVKNPAQGLRGPDRTDLIAAAGSALRKLGTGVSPTDALTEAEKAWLALDAKVPPDTLIRWRQRAVGLN from the coding sequence TTGACCCTCAGTTGTCCGGACGCGGCGTTCGCTGACGCGCTCGGCCCGATGGTGAAAGCGTGGGCGAAACGGTCCGGGGCCGAGGTCGTTGTTCGCCGTGAACCGATGACGCCGGAGGACGAGAGCGACATCGGGCTGATTCCGGCCGGCCAGCTCGGCCGGTGGGGCGAGCCGGGGCTGTTGGTCCCGGTTCCGCCCAAGCTGCGGGCCAACGACAACCCGTTTCAGTGGTTCGGCTTGCTCTCCGCTTACGGCGAGCGGTTGGTCGAGTGGGGCGGGCAGACCCTCGCGGTTCCGCTCACCGGCGACGGCTCGGTGATCGTCTACCGGGCGGACCGGCTGACCGACACGGCTGTTGCCGCCGAGTACCACAAGCTCAGCCCCAACGCGACCGCGCCGGCCACCTGGGAGGAGTTCGCGGCGCTCGCCGCGGCCTTCGCCGCGGTCGACAAGAAGCCGAGTCTCCCCCCGCTGCCGACCGACCCGGAGCGGATGTTCGACCTCTTCGGGCGCGTCGCGGCGTCCATCGACCGGGAGAAACTGGACGACGTGCAACTGGCGTCACGCACCGACCGCGACGCGATCGCCTTCTACTTCTCGGTCACGACCGGGAAACCGCGGCTCACGTCGGACGGCTTCCTCGAAGCGGCCAAGTGGTTCGCGGGGCTCCAAAAGAGCAAAGCCCTGCCGGCCGACGGCCCCGACGATCCGGTCGCCGCCCTCGCCGACGGGCGGGCCATGCTCGCGGTCCTTTCGCTCGATCAACTGGTCCGGCTGCCGCGCGAAAGCGGTGCCGTCCCGGCGCGGTTCGGGCTGGTCGGTGTGCCCGGCGCGCGCACCTTTCGCCACGCGGACGACGGAAAGATCCGCCAGGACGTGAACAGGAACTTCGTGCCCTACTACGCCGGCGGGCGGCTCGGCGTCGTCCGCACGCGGTGTCAAAACGCGGAGGCGGCGTTCGACCTCCTGGCCGATCTCGGCGGTCCCGCCCGGAGCGCCGAATTCGTCGGCACCCCGGGGCTCGGTGCCGGCCCCACGCGGGTCGCCCACCTCGACCGCGAGCGCCTCACCCTCTGGCTCGGTTACGGGTTCGATGAGGAGCGCTCGAAGGCGCTCCAGGACGCGATGCGGCACTACGTCGAGCAGACGGTGAAGAACCCGGCGCAGGGGTTGCGCGGGCCGGACCGCACGGACCTGATCGCGGCGGCCGGGAGCGCGCTGCGCAAGCTCGGCACCGGCGTGTCCCCGACGGACGCACTGACCGAAGCGGAAAAGGCGTGGCTCGCGCTGGACGCAAAGGTGCCGCCGGACACGCTGATCCGCTGGCGCCAGCGGGCCGTCGGTCTGAACTGA
- a CDS encoding FHA domain-containing protein, translating into MKVSLVVATGAHEGRVIPITGPQFLIGRDEQCQLRPASQAISKMHCGVLIRDGKVFVKDYGSTNGTTVNKVLVQNGEVGVEDGASIQVGPLDFRLKVERVAPKLDGTPLPGGSVEAAALAAVKAATAVAVAAKAPPRDTTPNPVRTGSAAAPAAKAPGSGSQPGVKAPTKPGSKEAPALKADSKESPAVTTTSEATSEEDHDRIAAMLLGMDETGNSAVPDGSTVMDMPSPLAGGGEAAKAGEKKDDKPKLAQTREEMSSAANDLLRKYMRRPK; encoded by the coding sequence ATGAAGGTGAGTTTGGTCGTGGCGACGGGGGCACACGAAGGCCGCGTCATTCCGATCACCGGTCCGCAATTCCTCATCGGCCGCGATGAGCAGTGCCAACTGCGCCCGGCCAGTCAGGCGATCAGCAAGATGCACTGCGGCGTCCTGATCCGGGACGGCAAGGTGTTCGTGAAGGACTATGGCAGCACCAACGGAACCACCGTCAACAAAGTTCTCGTGCAGAACGGTGAGGTCGGCGTGGAGGACGGCGCGTCGATCCAGGTCGGCCCGCTCGATTTCCGGCTGAAGGTGGAACGGGTCGCCCCGAAACTGGACGGCACCCCGCTGCCGGGCGGTTCCGTGGAAGCCGCCGCGCTGGCCGCGGTCAAAGCCGCAACGGCTGTTGCGGTTGCGGCAAAAGCCCCTCCCCGCGACACCACGCCGAACCCGGTCCGCACCGGGTCTGCGGCCGCTCCCGCGGCCAAGGCCCCCGGAAGCGGCTCGCAACCCGGCGTCAAGGCTCCGACCAAGCCGGGCTCGAAAGAGGCGCCGGCTCTGAAGGCCGACTCGAAAGAATCGCCGGCCGTTACCACCACCTCCGAGGCGACCAGCGAAGAGGACCACGACCGCATTGCCGCGATGCTCCTGGGCATGGACGAGACCGGCAACAGCGCCGTGCCCGACGGCAGCACCGTGATGGACATGCCGTCCCCGCTCGCGGGCGGCGGCGAGGCCGCTAAGGCCGGAGAGAAAAAGGACGACAAGCCGAAGCTGGCCCAGACCCGTGAGGAAATGAGCAGCGCCGCCAACGACCTCCTCCGCAAGTACATGCGCCGGCCCAAGTAG
- a CDS encoding DUF4185 domain-containing protein — MTTALLLLTCIAAPPDPPTVVKAEPDAALTARFRLKDGWVGGDGAYSVVLSDTRALWLFSDTFVGTVRDGKRKDVTMVNNTVGVQTGTGADAKLAFFVQKTAEGKPTAFFTPPDGKGWFWLFAGHHAGDKLHVFLPRFEKAAGSDAFGFKSVDLWLGTVSNPEAEPTKWKAAYAKVPFAEFGEKRKFSFGSAVLTAGDHTYVYGYEEVPGRLFPTRTLLVARVAEDKLADFTAWRFYARGDWKPDVQDATSAARDLATEFSVSYLPGLKRYALVYTETGLSARVIGRFAVAPEGPWSEPVVLYTCPEMKKDKKVFSYAAKAHPHLAGGNELVISYVVNSFDFGTVVNNAELYWPNFVRVSLK, encoded by the coding sequence GTGACCACCGCCCTCCTCCTCCTCACCTGCATCGCGGCCCCGCCGGACCCGCCGACCGTCGTGAAGGCCGAGCCGGACGCCGCCCTGACCGCCCGCTTCCGGCTCAAAGACGGCTGGGTCGGCGGCGACGGCGCGTACTCCGTGGTTCTTTCCGACACGCGCGCGCTGTGGCTGTTCAGCGACACGTTTGTCGGCACCGTCCGCGACGGCAAGCGCAAGGACGTGACGATGGTGAACAACACCGTCGGCGTGCAGACCGGCACCGGCGCGGATGCGAAGCTCGCGTTCTTTGTGCAAAAGACCGCCGAGGGGAAGCCGACGGCGTTCTTCACGCCGCCGGACGGCAAGGGCTGGTTCTGGCTGTTCGCCGGGCACCACGCGGGCGACAAACTGCACGTCTTCCTGCCGCGGTTCGAGAAGGCCGCCGGGTCCGACGCGTTCGGGTTCAAGAGCGTCGATCTGTGGCTCGGCACCGTCTCGAACCCGGAGGCGGAGCCGACAAAGTGGAAGGCGGCGTATGCCAAAGTGCCGTTCGCGGAGTTCGGCGAAAAACGAAAGTTTTCGTTCGGCTCCGCGGTTCTCACGGCCGGCGATCACACCTACGTGTACGGGTACGAGGAGGTGCCGGGGCGGCTGTTCCCGACCCGCACACTGCTCGTCGCCCGCGTGGCGGAGGACAAGCTCGCGGACTTCACCGCGTGGCGCTTTTACGCCAGAGGCGATTGGAAGCCCGACGTGCAGGACGCCACCAGTGCCGCACGCGACCTCGCGACCGAGTTCTCGGTGAGCTACCTGCCCGGTCTGAAGCGGTACGCGCTCGTCTACACCGAGACCGGCCTCTCGGCCCGCGTCATCGGGCGCTTCGCGGTGGCTCCGGAGGGGCCGTGGTCGGAACCCGTCGTGCTCTACACCTGCCCGGAGATGAAAAAGGACAAGAAGGTCTTCAGCTACGCGGCCAAGGCGCACCCGCACCTCGCGGGCGGCAACGAACTGGTCATTTCATACGTCGTCAACTCGTTCGATTTCGGGACGGTCGTCAACAACGCCGAGCTGTACTGGCCGAATTTCGTTCGCGTGTCGCTCAAGTGA